Proteins encoded together in one Nocardioides marinisabuli window:
- a CDS encoding PucR family transcriptional regulator, translating into MGANVLVMRLDVGPGRVTLEDVQRAWLPLVEQSDRIADSITLTLLERDAAIYDQVDPDMRADVRESTRVHIRRGLEVLTGQRPAGSSAAVQVWRETGRRRAQQGVPLELVLNAYTVGARMLWEALVADSQRRDGRGDEPVLLLAARIVWSNLDVQTAVLIDSYRRESARLTRADLQRQQSVLDALVEGRGADPEYAAEVRDALGVDPDAPVGCLVALLDGEPDGGMGPSEDRLERLGLSVRWHVRGGTYFGLVAASADVAHPVPVTLGEDQLVEAVGPQVLARVGVCVAPDGVAGFASAYQLATRAAETMPRGTTGAVAVSQRLPEVLLAGSPQVAPLLLRETLGPLLAQPEAQARTLLDTLAALLRHDGSPTHAAEELYCHRNTVIYRLKQIEELTGRSLNSPRDKLLLELALMARDR; encoded by the coding sequence ATGGGTGCGAACGTGCTCGTCATGCGCCTCGACGTCGGACCCGGGCGGGTCACCCTGGAGGACGTCCAGCGCGCCTGGCTGCCCCTCGTCGAGCAGTCCGACCGCATCGCCGACAGCATCACGCTGACCCTGCTCGAGCGCGACGCCGCGATCTACGACCAGGTCGACCCGGACATGCGTGCCGACGTGCGCGAGAGCACCCGGGTGCACATCCGGCGAGGCCTGGAGGTGCTGACCGGTCAACGCCCCGCGGGCAGCTCGGCGGCGGTCCAGGTGTGGCGCGAGACCGGCCGGCGACGGGCCCAGCAGGGCGTGCCGCTGGAGCTGGTGCTCAACGCCTACACGGTCGGGGCGCGGATGCTGTGGGAGGCGCTGGTGGCCGACTCCCAGCGCCGCGACGGGCGTGGCGACGAGCCGGTGCTGCTGCTCGCCGCGCGCATCGTGTGGTCGAACCTCGACGTGCAGACCGCGGTGCTCATCGACTCCTACCGGCGCGAGAGCGCCCGCCTCACCCGCGCCGACCTGCAGCGCCAGCAGTCGGTGCTCGACGCGCTCGTCGAGGGTCGCGGCGCCGACCCGGAGTACGCCGCGGAGGTGCGCGACGCGCTCGGCGTCGACCCCGACGCCCCGGTCGGCTGCCTGGTGGCCCTGCTCGACGGCGAGCCCGACGGCGGCATGGGCCCCAGCGAGGACCGCCTCGAACGGCTCGGCCTGAGCGTGCGCTGGCACGTGCGCGGCGGCACCTACTTCGGGCTCGTCGCCGCCTCGGCCGACGTCGCCCACCCCGTCCCCGTCACCCTCGGCGAGGACCAGCTCGTCGAGGCGGTGGGCCCCCAGGTCCTGGCCCGCGTCGGGGTCTGCGTCGCACCCGACGGCGTGGCCGGCTTCGCGTCGGCCTACCAGCTCGCCACCCGCGCCGCCGAGACGATGCCGCGCGGCACCACGGGCGCCGTCGCGGTCTCGCAGCGGCTGCCCGAGGTGCTGCTCGCCGGGTCACCCCAGGTGGCGCCGCTGCTGCTGCGCGAGACGCTGGGACCGCTGCTGGCCCAGCCCGAGGCCCAGGCACGCACCCTGCTCGACACCCTCGCGGCCCTGCTGCGCCACGACGGCTCGCCCACGCACGCCGCGGAGGAGCTCTACTGCCACCGCAACACCGTCATCTACCGGCTCAAGCAGATCGAGGAGCTGACCGGCCGGTCCCTGAACAGCCCCCGCGACAAGCTGCTGCTCGAGCTCGCCCTGATGGCCCGCGACCGCTGA